The Anomaloglossus baeobatrachus isolate aAnoBae1 chromosome 7, aAnoBae1.hap1, whole genome shotgun sequence sequence CTATTAGGGAGAAGAAAGTATCTGGGCAAGTCTGTAGGTGTGCACTTCAGCAGGATTGTTCACCCATTGCCCTAAGAGAAGGGAATTGTGATAGCAGGACACACATTATAATGATCGCTTAACTCCATTGTTTGTGTATGTGTAGTTCTTCTTCTGCATGTCCTTTACAATGAAATCCAGTGTTTATTTTAGATTAGCATCACATGCCTCTTTTTTGTCAAAATTTGAAACTAAagggcccattacacgctacgatatatctaacgatatgtcctcggggtcacgccgtaagtgacgcacatccggcatcgtttgacatatcgtagcgtgtaacagctacgagcgactgtgatcgagcaaaaatactcaccttatcgttgctcgttgacacgtcgctcattttcaaaaaatcgaatgtcgttctgcgcaccggttgttcattgttcccgaggcagcacacatcgctccgtgtgacaccccgggaacgatgaactgcagcttacctgcgtcccgccagcaatgcggaaggaaggaggtgggcgggatgttacgtccagctaatctttgcccctcctcttctattgggcggccgctgagtgacatcgcttggaaggtaagtagtgagaaggggttaccgactttgtgcgacacgagcaacaaaTTGACCATGTTGCACAaataatgggggcgggtgcgatcgcacgataaatcgccgggtgtaaagcggcctttagagaagcTCAGGAATGTGAAACTAAGACATGTATGTCTCACCCAGACTCTTAAAGCTGGGTGGAAATGCCAGCAGTATATAAGAGATAAATGGAGCCAATTAGGATGATACAATGTATGTCCAAGAAATGCCTATATAACTGAGTGACAAAGATATAATAATGGCACTTATTGTGAGACAGAGAGCTACGTCTGATACATGACTGCCTCCTGGGGGCTTCTCCTATATGTATGTACGTGGTCTCTATAATTTAATAAGAAGCACACACAAAGCTTTATTAATCACATGCTGGGTGGAAATCTATTTGTCTAGCTTTAATATGTTTGAGTTTTTGTATGCTCAGTTTCTGCAGTTCATAGAGCACATAGGAACTATTAGGAACAGATATTAATTTCCTGTTTAGTTTTCCTGACAGTTGGATGTGGTTGGAGTCTCGGAAATCTGCCAGCTCTTTTTTTTAGCTTACATTTTCTTTTAGTGGTAAAATGCTGTAAATTCTTtttatttacaaaataataaaagaaTAATGCTCAAAATGATGGGTCAGAAAGGCTTTGTACACAGACCGACAGATGTGTGTACTTATTGCTGTGTTTCCATCAATTGATGCACTGAATTGAAACACGAGGCCTCGTGCAAGACACTTTGCATCTTCTCTAAAAGCTCTAACTAAAGAAGGGTTTTCACgacacctgtaattcagtgtggtgTGTTTCATTTAACCATGTTACCCCAGAAAAACCCTTATCAATGTGGAAATATCATACTTAGTAAACACCTCCTGTGCCATCATGAATGTTATGTAAGTGGTTGTCCACTGATATTTTGCATCTCCGCAGTCTCCCTTCTATAACATTAAACTTTGTGTGCATTCTGCTGGGAAGACATTTTTGAATATGCCTTCATATTAAAAAGTATAGATAAGTTTCAATAAATAGATATTTTTGTAAATCTGTTAACATATTAGGACACTCAGTTATTCAttttttaaaagtaattacactgcAAATTAAAGATCACAACATCAATTTTATTAAGTGTTGTTACAACTGTGTTTAATGTTTCACGTGCAGACATTAATAAAGATCGAGAACCCTCTTGAAGGAGCCAATTCTGGGACTGCTTGCTCCCCATTCTGAATATCTTCTGTATTCACCAGGCCTCAGGTAATACTGTCTTCCTCGATAGCTGGACTCTTCATAGAAGATCCACTGGCCTTCTGGGATGCTGCAGGAGTAGATATCATTGTAACGGAACTGCTCTtgaacatgtggacagtcctctgtAAATTCCATCATATGACCTCCAAAATCTTCTTTCTCATAAACTCTAATTCTGAATGTGCCCCGATGCTAAAAGACAGAACAATTTTTGTATAATATTGGTGCTCCTGCTTAACAAATTTAAAGTTTAGTCATACATAGTAATGGAAATGCTTAACGTAAACCTATCATGTACAAGAAAGCTATTTACCTTCAGATATAGGGTTAAGACGTTGCTTCCACTTGCGATAAACACGTAtgagtaagttcacacagtgcgtttttcacggcgtttttgcgcgtttttcgggtgcgtttttgatcagataactgcatgactttgcttccctagcaaagtctatgagttttcatttttgctgtctgcacacagcattttttttagctgcatttttgtggtgcccaaaaaaacgcagcatgtcaattatttccgcgtttttcatccattgaatgCAATGGGATGTTTgaaaacgcaatgagaaacgcaaattgcaaatatagctgcgttttagtgcgattttatgactaaaaacgcagctataaatgcaaggggtgggtactatagtgacatgtacaggaagaggattccttctgtcagtaaacacagaagcgtgaatcctcctggtaccgtcaccgcttcttccatttcccgccctgtgccatgtcagctcccgtgcggcgccatgtacgggcgggagatggaagcggctgctaaatcaaaagtgaagagtagaaaatgtcatactcacctgtctgcaaactcccggtgccatgtccgctcccagctcctgttcccggtccgccacccccgctccgcctGTGTGCCGGTTCCCAggtacgtccgatggctgcaggacctggcggtggatcacctgatgcggtcacctgatgcatcagctgatcgtaagtctcgcggtgacaccGGCTTTTTACAgtcggccgggcaatcagctgatgccgtcagactTCATCAGATTACCGGCAGCTCTGTGtgtagtgtttttttggggggggggtttgcacagatgcatcagcctagactgtacagcaagtgccgagtgactgattccccggaacttgcagtcagttcatgacagctgcagacaggccggggtgatctccggagttcaggtgagagcaccggagattagcccgggatgtctgtaGCTGTCATGAACTAACTGACTGCAAGTGCTGGGGCTCTTGTCACTTGcgccagtcactcggcgctcgctgtacagtctcggctgccgTCTGGCGCTcaagtgagagctccggagtgcagtgcaggtacctgaatccaggcctgacattactggagtttcctccggtagccagtccaacgctgcattgaagtgtgtatttttttttttttgcactgatgcatcagctgattgtataaaagccgtttatacaatcagctgctgtgtcatgtgattcaggccccaaacctgacacatcatctgatcgctttgccttccagcaaaccgatcagatgatattggatccggattggacggcgcgggaccctaacccaggattactgcggaggggggttctttatttaaataaagatggagtcactaattgtgttgtgttttatttttaataaaaatatttttctgtgtattttttttgttatctttactagaaattcatggtggccatgtctaatattggcatgacacaatgaattttgggcttagggtcaGTTTATAATATAGagctagccctaatcccattattacccagcgagccacccggcatcagggtagctggaagagttggatacagcgccagaagatggcgcttctatgaaagcgccattttctggggcggctgcagactgcaattcgcagcaggggtgcccagaaagcttgggcaccctaagctgcggattccaatccccagctgcctagttgtacctggctggactcaataattgggcgaagcccacgtcattttttttttaattatttcatgaaattcatgaaataatttaaaaaaaggggcttccctatatttttgtttcccagccgggtacaaataggcagctgggggttgggggcagcccgtacctgcctgctgtacccggcgaacatacaaaaatatggcgaagcccacgtcatttttgggggCGGGGCAAAGAAATTCTGCATacggtcctggatggaggatgctgagccttgtagtttgacagctgctgtctgctctcctgcatacactattggatggaggatgctgagccttgtagttctgcagctgatgtctgctctcctgcatccactagtggatggagtatactgagccttgtagttctgctccccctgcctctccctccagcatacagtccttgatggagcatgctgagccttgtagttctgcagatgtctgctctcctgcatacactagtggagaatgaagaacatattgaagaaggaaatgacatcaaacctttttttttgcaacaatctttaatggcattgttcactgataaaaatcgcataaaaacgcagtgagcaaaaacgcagcaaaacgcaacaaaaaacgcaccaaaacgcggtaaaaacgcatgttttttcccacgggtgcgtttttgtgcgttttttgccgcaaaaaacgcacaaaacgcagtgacaaaaaaacgcagtgtgtgaacttagcctatgagtgcaatctgataaaacatcagattgcacttgcacaagtgttaaacaatgaggcaggaTCCATCTAATATTTTCttctcatgccaaatcggcatgtgaaacaaattgcagcatgctgtgtttggcaacaTGTCTcacatcactcgcacccataaatgtctatgggtgcatgtaaaaCATCGCACTTGTCACGcttccggttcccgtgccccgctctccggtccccgtggcccgctctccggtccccaacggcgtcccctgctcaccgttCCGGTccctgcttcctctccctcgcctgtgccctccatgtgtcctgctccccgctcccagcactcctctgcgacgcaggacacactgccgggcactcctgcttcttctgcaccgcttcctgctctggcttctggcacacgggccttgcgcatgcgcattagggcgcacgcgcggtcattgaccctctcttaaagggccagcgtctagaaacaggatattgcatagacaggtacagggtagaagaggattctctttcctggtgggtggggcctgttctatgtgtttagtaagctaggagttcaggtccccgtattgctttgtccagtattaacccctgtctgtctcgcagagcctgtcctgccacgccagccggtcctgaccacgtccgctccagtactcctgacggtgactgtcggctgatgttccaccacctcttcagttccgccaggctccagtccctggctccgtttggtgacctgtcatctcgctcagctggttccggattccgcctgaccttacaacccggcctcggaccctgagcctcgtcacccgtactaccgtctagaactctgtgttcccagggacatctactttccagctctctatacggactgtcttgctaccagtagtgctttggctgccgtgcatcaaggccctctggcggggtgaccggcctggctgcctcaccagggaaaTCCGGTGTACGGTCTAGTGTTTCCACCACCTGGACGCAACAGCACTCCACTCGGATGTCAACGGAGTACAGTCCACAATACTCACAGACAggcagcggagaagatggagagattaacctCTACATCTTCTCTGCACCTATCATCCAATTCTCGCTtgtgagagaatcggagcacagtgaaTGCTACTTGGCtcctgctcgcagcagagcctgagccgagtgttaatagcatatggcatccgattctATCCCATCTGATGTCATACCCAAGTGGCCTAATATGCATGGTAATAGTATTAATGTGGTGTTAGGCTGCCTTCCAAGTGCAGTGGCGACAGAGAAAATTAACATATATTTTCCCAGCAGACACTCACTTCCAGCCATAGGGACAGTATACTGAGCAGCTATAGTCATCAATCATTACACAGTGAGCACAGCTGTTATCACTTATCTGCACACACATGCTGCACAAACATGCTGCAAAATTGGCGGTCAAACAAAATGCCAAGGAATATTACTGCTCCCATCTGGATATGACAGGTTCGACCATCCACGCACATAACTAATGACAGCATTGAGCGTGGACATAAACTGATACTGTTGGATAGATGAGTGACAGTGAATTGTGGTAGCCCTATAGAGGTGAAGATAGACGTGCCTTCACGGCTCGCAGTTCAGCTCTTTTAATATTGTTTAACAAGGGATTATGAATGTTTTATGACAAATGGATAAAGTATTTTCTGAAAACTGATTAAATACATTCTACAGCTAGGAATGTGGATTACTTTTAACTCACCgtcatcttttttattcttttacacTTTTATAAAGCAAAGAAGATCTTACTTGTGTGGTCAGTCGACAGGACCTCACGGAGTCATTGAAGCCCAGCCACTGTTGGTAATCTGGATATTCTCCTTTTTTTAGAAAATACTGGTGGCCCTTGTAGTTAGGATGTTCATAGATCATCCAGTTTCCATTCTCCACGCGGATAGAATTGCACCGACTAAAGAAGGAGTGAAGATCAGCGGAGTCACAGTTGCACTCATAAGAGCGACCCTGAAAGTTTTTGTCTTCATAAAAGATAATCTGTAAAAACGGGAAATATTATAGCTCTGTAGTTATTTGCAGAAAAGAATAAACCGATTTGTAATATAAAAAAGTGATATTTGCATTTATGTTGGAATTAGTTTTTGTTTCAGTTTTGGAGTCTTTGAAGAGACAGATGAAGTAATCCCTTTTCTACTGATTGGTGAGAGGCTGTTCCTTGCCACTAGATTTTACATCATGGGTGTAGAGAATTCTTACATAATGGATATGGAGAATTGACCCAAGAGTATAAAAAAGAATATAGGGTCATACAATTATCAGTTCGTCCTGTAATATGTTGAACCTAATGACTTCACAAACTTCTTTGGTGTTTACTTCACTTTGTGTAGTAGGCGTTTGGATCCACAAAATTATATTCAATTATCACGTACCATTTTACGATATGTTAAAATGCATTTTCTCTTTTTGTGAAAGaaaatgtaaaataatataaaaaaatgtaatatcaTTTTgactgaataattaaaaaaaaatatttagatcaCTAATTTCTTGTCTGTATTAAGAAGAAAATAAACTATTCTTAAAGGTATACCAAGCCTTGAAACTAAGAGTAGAGAGAAAATATAATTGCCCTTACTGTTAGTCTAGAGAAAATCTACAAAACAGTTTTACAAAAATACTGGTAAAAACACAATGATAAATCTGCTGATCTTTTTTATTTTCTCCTGGTGCTGGGCTGTAGGATGTGGGCAGCAACCTAGCTaccaggggggggggcagagagggcagtcactcaggggccctCCCGGAGCTACCGCTACTGGAAACTCTATAAGCGCGCATCGCTCTgatacagttaggcgggctttgcacgctgcgacatcggtaacaatgtgttaccgatgctgcagcgatagtcccgcccccgtcgcacgtgcgatatctagtaaaagctgccgtagcgattattatcgctacggaagcttcacacgcacttacctgccgtgcaacgtccctctggccggcgacctgcctccttccttaggggggcgggtcgtgcggcgtcacagtgacgtcacacggcaggcggccaattgaagcggaggggcggagatgagcaggatgtaaacatcccgcccacctccttccttctcattgcagccagcggcaggtaaggtgaagttcctcgctcctgcggcttcatacacagcgatgtgtgctgccgcaggagcgaggaacaacatcgcacctgtcgctgcaccggcattatggaaatgtcggaagctgcagcgatgatacgataacgacgcttttgcgctcgttcatcgtatcaaaaaggttttacacattgcgatatcgactgcgacgccggatgtgcgtcactttcgatttgaccccatcgacatcgcacgtgcaatgtcgcaacgtgcaaagccgcccttaaactCTGTGATAGTGCTGGGAGACACAATCTCTCTGCACTGCAGCTCTCAGATGTCTTTACGCCAGGAATCTGCATGTCCTAGTGTGATCACATCACTGCGTTAGTCCTACACTTTGGTCCTGTCGCTGGCAGAGTCCTCAGCATCCATGGGTAGGTGGGTATATGACGTTTGTTTTTTGCTTCTGgggaaaatactgggggccatgatacagtgtcaGGGGAactctgggggccatattacattcTGAGGAAAATACTGTGAGCCATGAGACAGattgggggaatactgggggctatATTACATTGTAGGGGAAATACTAGGGATCATATTACAGTGTAGGGGGAATACTGGGGGTCGATTTAAATGTGGGGGAATACTGAGGGTCATGTTACAGTGTGCGAAGAATACTGGGGTTCAGATTTGAATGTGAGGGAACAATGGGAGTTATATTACAGTGTGGGAGGAATATTGGGGACCATATTACAGTGTGTGGGAAATACtgtgggccatattacagtgtgtgggaaatactgggagccatattacagtgtggggggattaCTGGAGGCCATAATAGTGTGGGACAAATATTGGGAGCTATGATGCAGTGTGGGGGGATTACTTGGAGCGATAATACATTGCTGGGGAAATACTGGatgccatattacagtgtgaggaaCATACTGAGGTCCATGAGACAGATTGGGGAAATAATGGAGGTGATATTACAGTGTAGGGGAAATACTGTGGATCATATTActatgtggggggaatactgggggtcaGATTTAAATGTGGAAGGAATACTGGGGGTCATATTACTGTGGGGGGGGAATATTggtggccatattacagtgtgagggaaatactagcagccatattacagtgtggggaatactgggggccatattagcgTGTGTAGAAAATACTGGGAGTGATATTACAGTGTGGGAGGAATATTGGGGGCCACATAACAGTGtgtgggaaatactgggggccatgatgCAGTGTGGAGGGATTTCTTGGTGCCATAATACATTGTGGGGCAAATATTGGGGGCCAGATTACAGTGTGAGGAAAATACTGAGGGCCATAATACAGAttaggggaatactgggggccatattacattgTAGGAGAAATACTGGGGATCaaattacagtgtgggggggataCTGGGGCAGATTTAAATGTGGGGGGGATGCtggggtcatattacagtgtggggggaatattgaGGGCCTTATTACATGGTGAgggaaatactaggggccatattacagtgtgggaggAATAGTGGGGGCCACATAATTGCATGAGTGGACTACTACAGGCCATAGTACAGTGTGTGgtaaatactgggggccatgatgGAGTgtgggggtgtgccgcccccgtgccagcaaccggtcgctgctcgggcccggaccttcaggggtggtggctcgagggtctccggacccaggggtctcacagacatgccgaataaaatgggggacgtagatgtacgggctaggccgtaataagtttgtgacgccacccacggtgtgtggtgaggtgggacaccactgctgctgttacggggcacccaagggagatgttgtgcagcaagatgttaacccctccgtgggcagggatggccccaggacccgatggctctggtgcaggggcaatgacgaccgcagggggtgttggtgtactcactctgaaggaaacacacaagtctctggtaaaccaagatggtggtggccgatgccacggccagttgcgttcgggatcccccacccagctggtggtctctatccttttcctgcactgtattagtagaaaagacttccttgtatgaaacgtaggagtccgctcccggctggatgtggcctaaggagccgtgcccgcatacgctggcccgtgggatctatgggccttggcgattACCTCTTATccataatcggtgggctgttgtcttctatgagggactttgggtgagacaggacctctagtcctggccgcaatcggttaattaaccagttccagtaggttctggttcctgccttcagggtccaagtaccccctttatgctacggtttccgggtcggttccccgtgtcggtaccggcggactccTACCCTGGccctgtccacctcggttccaccgagccgtcttcccgtctcctgctgacggagaccaccgtctgcctccgagccaaggcaccagggctcctaccctggtacctgtcagtttgctttaggcctaacacacaggcctgacctccactactcAACTCTCAGTcttaacccctgggtgggcgtgcaccaaccgcctggccacacccactggtatgtctaactgtccctaagggggtgactagggtttaatggttggctgtgtgtttcctaatgagggaaaggtgtaatgcgggggcctaactgtgactacctggttttgccagggcatcacaggggGATTACTTGGGGGCCATATTACATTATGGTAGAAATACTGGGTGCCATATTACAGTGTTGGGGGAATAGTGGGAGCCATATTATAGTGCAGGGGAGATACTTGGGGCCAttttacagtgtgagggaaatattagAGCCATGATAcaatgtgggggaaatactggggtcgTATTACAGCGTGGGGGAATAGTGGGGGTCAtgttacagtgtgagggaaatacagggggccatgatacagtgtgagggaaatactggaggTCATATTACAGTGTAGAGAGAATTTCTGGGGTCATAATACAGGATGGAGTAAATACTGGGGACCATATTACAGGATGGGAGGATTagtgggggccatgatacagtgtgggggaaatacttggggccatattacagtgtgacgGGGTTACTGGTGGCGACCATAGAGTGTGAGTATGGCtactgggggccatcatacagtcaGGGGTGACTACTGAGTTCAGTCATACAGTGCGAGGGGCTACtatggggcccatcatactgtgtataggaagcAGTATATCTATCATGCTACGTTGGAGCTGTGGTGAGTATCATGCTGTATAGAGGGGAATTATGTATAAGGGGACTCTGGAGAAATTATTAAATGTTAAAAGGGCACATAtgaagcattattgttataggggcaatcAATGTTTTGTGAAATGGACactttggggacattattactttcAAGGGGGCAAAATGTGCACactgttttctagggcacttgcagaggacattaatattttgtaggggcaattttaccattaagtgagcacaaaggaggcattttactttgtaaGAGGCACATTGGTGGACATTATGTTGGGTATTAAGAGGGTCAGTAATAGTAGCACATATGGCAGCAGCAGCTCAGTATTAGGGTGAAaataggatgaggagtttgtgcagaggacggtgaggagaaagaggaggacaTGGCTAAGCCTGTGGAACACACAAGTGTGACATACAAAATGTTTTGTCCGTTATTGTGTAATGAAAAGTTGCATAACTTTCTTTTTTGCCCCTTTTAGAGCTTTACTTTTCTTCTTGTTGTTAAACAAATGTAAACAAGCTGTATATTTAAGAATGCATGTTTTTAATTGGgttcaagtaaaatatatctttgtaccgtgttagccagtagagataaaaaaatttgtttaaaagaactgaagtcctcagtggttgatactttttaatggctaactgaaaagatggtaataatagcaagctttcgagactactcaggtctcttcatcaggcatggtataacacaaaatctgaagagtcacatatttatacacaataggacatagaatggggcagtcaaaaaaaaaaaaaaaacaaccaagttatataaaacagacctatcactatggcagggggacaaactgttgtagccataaattttgctgcagttcagtgtgaaagttttattgtcctttgatcagGGTCTGGCccaggctgtgacatgctcggatggtcagaggagcacatcttttaactgatgtaaaaagacatgaatccatgagacacattcattcctgctctgaatgtgtcaaaggtcatcataagtttgtactcccatagtctcctgtctctctgggacttgaaatttcctttcaataccagcaatttcatgtccatgatgctgtggtctgagttacaaaaatgtttggccacaggtagatccatccttttttccctaattgtgtggcggtgagaattcatccttgttcagagctgttgtcctgtctcccctacatacagacccgcagttggacatttggtacatataattaggtACACcaaattggttgtggtgcagctgaaggtacctgggatcttgtagtcctgatgtgatctgggaatctttatcttgtctgttgtcaatattaatggacaggtcttgcattttttctggttgcagggaaatgttcctgttgttgttggagaggacagggagcttctgacaatgatgcttcttagattcgggggctgtctaaaacacagaagtggggggtctggaaaaatagattttaaccgggcatctttttgcagtaatggttgtagtttccgtgcagctcctctaaacacctccagatgtggattgtaggtgactacaagagggacccggttgttttcttctttagttttataatgtaggagatggtttcttgatattctggtggctcttataatctggttttcaattgttcttgggtggtagccttgattcagaaaggtctttctgaggccctcaaggtgattgtctctatctgtactgttggaacatatccgattgtacctgatagcctggctgtatacaatagagtttttatgtgttttggatgaaaactgtcccatttcaggtatgttggacggtcaattggcttcttgtacagtgatgtctgtatttcattgttctgtAGTtttatgatggtgtccaagaagttgatttcagtgcaggagtagttgagtgttaggttgatggtgggatgaaactgattaaattgttcatggaaggtcttcagctgctgctcagactctgtccagatgattaaaatatcgtcaatgtagtggtagtaggccagaggcctgataggacaagaagataaaaagtcactctcaagcttggccatgaaaagatttgcatattgtggtgccattttgcttcccattgcagtcccagtctcctgtagatatatgtcattgtcaaatgcaaagtaattatgggtgaggatgaattttgtaagcttcaccacagaattggcatcagttcctgtattttccaggaaaattttgcaagcatttaatccatcctggt is a genomic window containing:
- the LOC142246013 gene encoding gamma-crystallin-3-like, giving the protein MGKIIFYEDKNFQGRSYECNCDSADLHSFFSRCNSIRVENGNWMIYEHPNYKGHQYFLKKGEYPDYQQWLGFNDSVRSCRLTTQHRGTFRIRVYEKEDFGGHMMEFTEDCPHVQEQFRYNDIYSCSIPEGQWIFYEESSYRGRQYYLRPGEYRRYSEWGASSPRIGSFKRVLDLY